The following are encoded in a window of Arvicanthis niloticus isolate mArvNil1 chromosome 1, mArvNil1.pat.X, whole genome shotgun sequence genomic DNA:
- the LOC117719893 gene encoding pregnancy-specific glycoprotein 22-like, protein MGVTSVLLCQRCNPWQGLLLTASLLTCWHLSTTSKVTIELVPPQVVEGEDVLFLVHNLPENLTAFAWFKGRTNMKRGIALYALASNIHVHSDRETLYSNGSLIIHNITQKDRDYYTLRTFNGHLKAVSTTTTFLHVNLFLWNCGRFVTSAQPSIESMPSIITEGQHVLLHVHNLPENLQGFLWFKGMTVFRHFEIGRYIIGRKSAVFGPAYSGREKLDSDGSLLIKNVTQNDAGLYTLRVLGTDMKSEEAHVEIQVNNPHFQCCDSTTSSKLMIEAVPRYAAEGTSVLLLVHNLPEELISFTWYNSMYRVPAFKIVDYHVIWNITTWVNEYGRRGMVYANGSLLLQNIVEKDARMYTLETLNVNYTVERAHVQFYVNKAVTQPFVQITDTTVNAHRSVTFTCVTPDMAISILWFFNSHTLQPTERMTLSSTKCGLRIDDVRSEDAGEYQCVVTNRAGDAKASHPVWWP, encoded by the exons ATGGGGGTGACTTCTGTGCTTCTCTGCCAGAGGTGTAACCCCTGGCAGGGGCTTCTGCTCACAG CCTCCCTTTTAACCTGTTGGCACCTGTCTACCACTTCCAAAGTCACCATTGAATTAGTGCCACCACAAGTGGTTGAAGGGGAAGATGTTCTTTTCCTTGTTCATAATCTGCCAGAGAATCTTACAGCCTTTGCTTGGTTTAAAGGCAGGACAAATATGAAACGAGGAATTGCACTGTATGCATTGGCCtctaacatacatgtacacagtgaTAGAGAGACACTGTATAGCAATGGATCCCTGATAATCCACAATATCACCCAGAAGGACAGAGATTATTATACCCTACGAACCTTCAATGGACATTTAAAGGCTGTATCAACAACAACCACATTCCTCCATGTGAACC TCTTCCTTTGGAACTGCGGGCGCTTTGTTACCTCTGCCCAGCCCAGTATTGAATCCATGCCCTCCATCATTACTGAAGGGCAACATGTTCTTCTACATGTTCACAATCTCCCAGAGAATCTTCAAGGATTTTTGTGGTTCAAAGGGATGACTGTGTTCAGGCACTTTGAGATTGGCCGATACATAATAGGCAGGAAGTCAGCTGTGTTTGGTCCTGCATACAGTGGTAGAGAGAAACTGGACAGTGATGGATCCCTGCTGATTAAAAATGTCACTCAGAACGATGCCGGATTGTACACCCTACGAGTACTGGGTACAGATATGAAGAGTGAAGAAGCACATGTAGAAATCCAAGTTAACA aCCCCCATTTTCAGTGCTGTGACTCTACCACCTCTTCCAAACTCATGATTGAAGCAGTGCCCCGATATGCTGCTGAAGGGACAAGTGTTCTTCTCCTTGTTCATAATCTGCCAGAAGAGCTGATATCCTTTACCTGGTACAACTCGATGTACAGGGTCCCAGCCTTTAAAATTGTAGACTACCATGTAATCTGGAATATCACCACCTGGGTGAATGAATATGGCAGAAGAGGGATGGTGTATGCTAATGGATCCCTGCTGCTCCAGAACATTGTAGAGAAAGATGCAAGAATGTACACACTAGAAACTTTAAATGTAAACTACACAGTTGAAAGAGCACACGTGCAGTTTTATGTAAACA aggcTGTGACACAACCCTTTGTGCAAATCACTGACACCACAGTCAATGCACACAGATCTGTGACCTTCACTTGTGTTACACCTGACATGGCAATCTCTATCCTTTGGTTCTTCAATAGCCACACTCTGCAGCCTACAGAAAGGATGACACTGTCCTCAACAAAGTGTGGACTCCGAATAGATGATGTCAGAAGTGAAGATGCTGGAGAGTACCAGTGTGTGGTCACCAACCGAGCCGGTGATGCAAAGGCCAGTCACCCAGTCTGGTGGCCATGA